From a single Mycolicibacterium mengxianglii genomic region:
- a CDS encoding GNAT family N-acetyltransferase → MSTASVLIPADRSMASADTPRYTLLLSTDADLIEAAQRLRYDVFTTEPGFALTTRADGKDADRFDEHCDHLLVRDDTTGELVGCYRMLPPPGAIAAGGLYTATEFDVRALDALRPSLVEMGRAVVRTEHRNGAVVLLMWAGILAYLDRSGYDYVAGCVSVPTHPENPVGEPGSQVRGVRDFVRRRHAAPAEFTVRPYRPVMLDGKTLDEIAPPARPTVPPLMRGYLRLGAQVCGQPAHDPEFGVGDFPALLGKRYADTRYLTRLRSVSAAEQAMS, encoded by the coding sequence ATGAGCACTGCCTCTGTACTCATCCCCGCCGATCGGTCCATGGCATCGGCGGACACCCCGCGCTACACCCTGCTGCTGTCGACCGACGCCGATCTGATCGAAGCAGCCCAACGCCTCCGCTACGACGTGTTCACCACCGAGCCGGGTTTCGCCCTGACCACCCGCGCCGACGGCAAGGACGCCGATCGCTTCGATGAGCACTGCGACCACCTCCTGGTCCGCGACGACACCACCGGTGAACTGGTCGGTTGCTACCGCATGCTGCCGCCGCCGGGAGCGATTGCCGCCGGCGGGCTGTACACCGCAACGGAATTCGATGTCCGGGCCCTCGATGCGCTGCGCCCTTCGCTGGTGGAGATGGGCCGCGCGGTGGTGCGCACCGAGCACCGCAACGGCGCGGTGGTCCTGTTGATGTGGGCGGGCATCCTGGCCTACCTGGACCGCAGCGGCTATGACTATGTGGCCGGCTGTGTCTCGGTGCCCACGCATCCGGAGAACCCCGTCGGCGAGCCCGGCAGCCAGGTTCGCGGGGTCCGCGATTTCGTGAGGCGACGGCACGCCGCTCCCGCCGAGTTCACCGTCCGGCCCTACCGGCCGGTGATGCTGGACGGCAAGACCCTCGACGAGATCGCACCGCCGGCGCGCCCGACGGTGCCGCCCCTGATGCGCGGTTATCTACGACTGGGCGCACAGGTGTGTGGGCAGCCGGCCCACGACCCGGAATTCGGGGTGGGGGACTTCCCGGCGCTGCTGGGCAAGCGGTACGCCGACACCCGCTACCTGACGCGGCTGCGATCGGTATCCGCCGCCGAGCAGGCGATGTCATGA
- a CDS encoding electron transfer flavoprotein subunit alpha/FixB family protein, with protein MAEVLVLVEHAEGALKKVTSELITAARVLGEPSAVVVGAPGTAAGLADDLKAAGAAKIYVAESDDVDKYLIVPQVDVLAALVEQATPAGVLLAANADGKEIAGRLAARIGSGVLTDVVEVKEGGKGIHSIFGGAFTVEAQSTGDTPVITLRPGSVDAEPAAGAGEQVTVEVPATAENATKITKREPAVAGDRPELTEASVVVSGGRGVGSAEKFGVVEELADSLGGAVGASRAAVDSGYYPGQFQVGQTGKTVSPQLYIALGISGAIQHRAGMQTSKTIIAVNKDEEAPIFEIADLGVVGDLFNVTPQLTEAVKKRKG; from the coding sequence ATGGCTGAAGTACTTGTGCTCGTTGAGCACGCCGAGGGCGCCCTGAAGAAGGTCACCTCCGAATTGATCACCGCGGCCCGCGTTTTGGGTGAGCCGTCCGCCGTCGTGGTCGGTGCCCCGGGCACCGCCGCGGGTCTGGCTGACGACCTCAAGGCCGCCGGTGCTGCCAAGATCTACGTCGCCGAGTCCGACGATGTGGACAAGTACCTGATCGTCCCGCAGGTGGACGTGCTGGCCGCCCTGGTCGAGCAGGCCACCCCAGCGGGTGTGCTGCTGGCGGCCAACGCCGACGGCAAGGAGATCGCCGGCCGGTTGGCCGCGCGTATCGGCTCCGGTGTCCTCACCGATGTGGTCGAGGTCAAAGAAGGCGGCAAGGGCATCCACTCGATCTTCGGTGGCGCGTTCACCGTCGAGGCCCAGTCCACCGGCGACACCCCGGTGATCACGCTGCGCCCGGGCTCGGTGGACGCCGAACCCGCCGCCGGCGCCGGTGAGCAGGTCACCGTCGAGGTGCCCGCCACGGCCGAGAACGCCACCAAGATCACCAAGCGGGAGCCGGCTGTGGCCGGCGATCGTCCGGAGCTCACCGAGGCCTCGGTGGTTGTCTCCGGTGGTCGTGGTGTGGGTAGCGCCGAGAAGTTCGGTGTCGTCGAAGAACTCGCCGACTCCCTTGGCGGTGCGGTCGGTGCCTCGCGTGCCGCGGTCGACTCCGGCTACTACCCGGGCCAGTTCCAGGTGGGCCAGACCGGCAAGACCGTCTCCCCGCAGCTGTACATCGCCCTGGGTATCTCCGGGGCCATCCAGCACCGGGCCGGTATGCAGACCTCGAAGACGATCATCGCGGTCAACAAGGACGAAGAGGCGCCGATCTTCGAGATCGCCGATCTCGGCGTTGTCGGTGACCTGTTCAACGTCACCCCGCAGCTGACCGAGGCGGTCAAGAAGCGCAAGGGCTGA
- a CDS encoding electron transfer flavoprotein subunit beta/FixA family protein, whose amino-acid sequence MTNIVVLIKQVPDTWSERKLSEGDWTLDREAADAVLDEINERAVEEALLIKEKQGGDSTVTVLTAGPERATEAIRKALSMGADKAVHVKDDGLHGSDMIQTGWALARALGTVEGVELVIAGNEATDGVGGAVPAIIAEYLGLPQLTHVRKLSVEGDKVTAERETDDGVFTLEATLPAIVSVNEKINEPRFPSFKGIMAAKKKEVTTLSLAEIGVEPEEVGVANAGSSVLTATPKPPKTAGEKITDEGEGGSKIAEYLVGQKII is encoded by the coding sequence ATGACGAACATCGTGGTCCTGATCAAGCAGGTCCCAGATACGTGGTCGGAGCGCAAGCTGTCCGAGGGTGACTGGACCCTCGACCGTGAAGCCGCCGATGCGGTACTGGACGAGATCAACGAGCGCGCCGTCGAGGAAGCGCTGCTGATCAAGGAGAAGCAGGGCGGCGACAGCACCGTCACCGTTCTGACCGCTGGTCCCGAGCGTGCCACCGAGGCAATCCGCAAGGCCCTGTCGATGGGCGCCGACAAGGCCGTCCACGTCAAGGACGACGGCCTGCACGGCTCGGACATGATTCAGACCGGATGGGCACTCGCCCGCGCGCTGGGCACCGTGGAAGGCGTTGAGCTGGTGATCGCCGGCAACGAGGCCACTGACGGGGTTGGCGGCGCGGTTCCCGCGATCATCGCCGAATACCTGGGCCTGCCGCAGCTGACCCACGTGCGCAAGCTGTCGGTCGAGGGCGACAAGGTGACCGCCGAGCGGGAGACCGACGACGGTGTGTTCACCCTGGAGGCCACACTGCCGGCCATCGTGAGCGTCAACGAGAAGATCAACGAGCCGCGCTTCCCGTCCTTCAAGGGCATCATGGCGGCCAAGAAGAAGGAAGTCACCACCCTCTCGCTGGCCGAGATCGGTGTGGAGCCTGAAGAGGTCGGCGTCGCCAATGCCGGTTCCAGCGTGCTCACCGCTACGCCGAAGCCGCCGAAGACCGCTGGCGAGAAGATCACTGACGAGGGCGAGGGCGGCAGCAAGATCGCCGAGTACCTGGTCGGCCAGAAGATCATCTAA
- a CDS encoding class I SAM-dependent methyltransferase, protein MSAFVTDGPGRDAPTGTGSNSDAGLALTGERTVPGLDIENYWFRRHEVVYQRLAHRCTGRDVLEAGFGEGYGADLLAQVARSVTGVDYDESAVNHVRARYPRVEALQGNLAALPLADDAVDVVVNFQVIEHLWDQSQFVAECRRVLRPGGLLLMSTPNRITFSPGRDTPINPFHTRELDAGELTELLVTGGFAMETMLGVFHGPRLRELDAKHGGSIIDAQIQRALADAPWPDDLLADVAAVATDDFDLLDAQSADIDTSLDLVAIAVCP, encoded by the coding sequence ATGAGCGCCTTTGTCACCGACGGCCCCGGCCGCGACGCCCCGACTGGAACAGGTTCCAATTCTGACGCCGGCCTGGCGTTGACCGGGGAACGCACGGTGCCCGGCTTGGACATCGAGAACTACTGGTTCCGCCGTCACGAGGTGGTTTATCAGCGGTTGGCCCACCGGTGCACCGGTCGTGACGTGCTCGAAGCCGGTTTCGGCGAGGGTTACGGCGCCGATCTGCTGGCACAGGTGGCCCGATCGGTGACCGGGGTGGACTACGACGAATCCGCCGTCAACCACGTTCGGGCCCGGTATCCCCGGGTCGAGGCCCTCCAGGGCAACCTCGCCGCGCTTCCCCTGGCCGACGACGCGGTCGATGTCGTGGTGAACTTCCAGGTGATCGAGCATCTGTGGGATCAGTCACAGTTCGTTGCCGAGTGCCGACGGGTGTTACGACCCGGCGGGCTACTGCTGATGTCGACCCCGAACCGGATCACCTTCTCCCCCGGCCGCGACACCCCGATCAACCCGTTCCATACCCGCGAACTCGACGCGGGCGAATTGACCGAGCTGCTGGTCACCGGCGGGTTCGCCATGGAAACGATGCTCGGCGTGTTCCACGGCCCCCGGCTGCGCGAGCTCGACGCCAAGCACGGCGGGTCGATCATCGACGCCCAGATTCAGCGGGCACTGGCCGACGCGCCGTGGCCCGACGACCTGCTGGCCGACGTCGCCGCCGTCGCCACCGACGACTTCGATCTCCTGGATGCCCAGTCCGCCGACATCGATACGAGCCTCGATCTGGTGGCGATCGCGGTGTGCCCGTGA
- a CDS encoding 1,4-alpha-glucan branching protein domain-containing protein — protein sequence MPVRVPGLFTLVLHTHLPWLAHHGRWPVGEEWLYQSWAASYLPLLRVLRTLAAEGRQSVVSLGLTPVVTAQLDDPYCLDGMQHWLANWQLRALEATTLRDQEALRDFGSREHAEAGRALEEFDTLWRHGAGPLVRQLIDAGTVELLGGPLAHPFQPLLPPRLREFALGEGLADARQRFAHTPTGIWAPECAYAPGMEQGYAAAGVGHFMVDGPSLHGDTALGRPVGDSGVVAFGRDLKVSYRVWSPKSGYPGHPAYRDFHTYDHTTGLKPARVTGRNVPSEEKAPYDPQRADAAVDRHVADFVDVVRRRLISESERIGRPAHVVAAFDTELFGHWWYEGPVWLERVLRALPAAGVQLGTLRDATAAGFVGTPVQLPPSSWGSGKDWQVWNGEQVSDLVQLNVEVVDTALAAVDKALEQSATPGAPSPRDFVADQILRETLLTVSSDWPFMVSKDSAADYARYRAHLHAHATREIAGALASGRRDAAQRLAQGWNRADGLFGALDARRLPRP from the coding sequence GTGCCCGTGAGAGTTCCCGGGCTGTTCACCCTCGTCCTGCACACGCATCTGCCGTGGCTGGCTCATCACGGCCGGTGGCCGGTCGGCGAGGAGTGGCTGTACCAGTCGTGGGCGGCGTCCTATCTGCCGCTGCTGAGGGTGTTGCGGACCTTGGCCGCCGAGGGCCGTCAGTCGGTGGTGTCGCTGGGGCTGACGCCGGTGGTCACCGCCCAACTCGACGACCCGTACTGCCTCGACGGCATGCAGCACTGGCTGGCCAACTGGCAGTTGCGTGCCCTGGAAGCGACCACACTGCGTGACCAGGAAGCGTTGCGCGACTTCGGTTCCCGAGAACATGCCGAAGCGGGTCGAGCGCTCGAGGAATTCGACACGCTTTGGCGCCACGGCGCCGGCCCGCTTGTGCGGCAGCTGATAGACGCCGGCACCGTGGAACTGCTGGGCGGGCCGCTGGCCCACCCGTTCCAGCCGCTGCTGCCGCCCCGTTTGCGCGAGTTCGCGCTGGGCGAGGGCCTCGCCGACGCCCGGCAACGGTTCGCGCACACCCCCACCGGCATCTGGGCGCCCGAATGTGCGTACGCACCCGGGATGGAGCAGGGCTACGCCGCGGCCGGGGTCGGCCACTTCATGGTCGACGGCCCGTCCCTGCACGGTGACACCGCTCTCGGCCGGCCGGTGGGCGACTCGGGGGTGGTCGCGTTCGGCCGTGACCTCAAAGTCAGCTACCGCGTCTGGTCACCGAAGTCCGGCTACCCCGGTCACCCCGCCTACCGCGACTTCCACACCTATGACCACACCACCGGTCTCAAGCCGGCCCGCGTCACCGGCCGCAACGTGCCCTCCGAGGAGAAGGCGCCGTATGACCCGCAGCGCGCCGACGCCGCAGTGGACCGCCACGTCGCCGATTTCGTCGACGTCGTCCGCCGCCGGCTGATCTCCGAGAGCGAGCGCATCGGCCGCCCGGCCCACGTGGTGGCCGCTTTCGACACCGAGCTGTTCGGCCACTGGTGGTACGAAGGGCCGGTGTGGCTCGAGCGGGTGCTGCGGGCCCTGCCCGCGGCCGGCGTTCAACTCGGGACGTTGCGCGACGCCACCGCAGCCGGTTTCGTCGGGACGCCGGTGCAGCTGCCACCGAGCTCCTGGGGTTCCGGTAAGGACTGGCAGGTCTGGAACGGTGAGCAGGTCTCGGATCTGGTCCAACTCAACGTCGAGGTCGTCGACACCGCCCTGGCAGCGGTGGACAAGGCACTGGAGCAGTCGGCTACGCCCGGGGCCCCGTCGCCGCGGGATTTCGTCGCCGATCAGATCCTGCGGGAAACGCTGCTGACGGTCTCCAGCGACTGGCCGTTCATGGTGAGCAAGGACTCCGCGGCCGACTACGCCCGTTACCGCGCCCACTTGCACGCGCACGCCACCCGGGAGATCGCCGGCGCGCTGGCCTCGGGGCGTCGTGATGCCGCGCAACGTCTGGCCCAGGGCTGGAACCGCGCCGATGGCCTTTTCGGCGCCCTCGATGCGCGCAGGTTGCCACGGCCGTGA
- a CDS encoding glycosyltransferase family 4 protein has translation MKILIVSWEYPPVVIGGLGRHVHHLATELVAAGHEVVVLSRRATGTDPSSHPTTDEFAEGVRVVAAAQDPHEFTFGTDMMAWTMAMGHSMLRAGLSIKSRGRTWRPDIVHAHDWLVAHPAIALAEFHDVPLVSTIHATEAGRHSGWVSGAISRQVHAVESWLVRDSDSLITCSASMSDEITTLFGPDLAEVRVIRNGIDTAGWPFARRAKRTGPAELLYFGRLEYEKGVHDAIAALPRIRRAHPGTTLTIAGEGTQQDWLVAQARKHKVLKATNFIGHVDHSGLLTLLHRVAAVVLPSHYEPFGIVALEAAAAGAPLVTSDVGGLGEAVISGQTGMSCPPRDIAALTAAVRAVLDDPAATQQRAFAARDRLTAEFSWQTVASETAQVYLAAKRREREPHARRAVVERPLPGR, from the coding sequence GTGAAGATCCTGATCGTCTCGTGGGAGTACCCGCCGGTCGTCATCGGCGGCCTCGGACGCCATGTCCACCACCTGGCAACAGAACTCGTCGCCGCCGGGCATGAAGTGGTGGTCCTGAGCCGCCGCGCCACCGGCACCGACCCCAGCTCTCACCCCACCACTGACGAGTTCGCCGAAGGTGTCCGGGTGGTGGCTGCGGCGCAGGACCCACACGAATTCACGTTCGGCACCGACATGATGGCCTGGACCATGGCGATGGGGCATTCCATGCTGCGGGCGGGGCTGTCGATCAAGTCGCGAGGCCGGACGTGGCGCCCCGACATTGTTCACGCCCATGACTGGCTGGTGGCTCACCCCGCCATCGCGTTGGCCGAATTTCATGACGTACCACTGGTTTCCACCATCCATGCCACCGAAGCGGGGCGCCATTCCGGATGGGTTTCGGGTGCCATCAGCCGCCAGGTGCACGCGGTCGAATCGTGGCTGGTGCGCGATTCGGACTCCCTGATCACCTGCTCGGCGTCGATGAGCGACGAGATCACCACACTGTTCGGCCCGGACCTGGCCGAGGTGCGGGTGATCCGGAACGGAATAGACACCGCTGGTTGGCCTTTCGCACGCCGGGCGAAGCGGACCGGCCCAGCCGAACTGCTGTACTTCGGACGGTTGGAGTACGAGAAGGGGGTGCACGACGCGATCGCCGCGCTGCCCCGCATCCGCCGCGCCCATCCCGGCACCACACTGACCATCGCCGGCGAGGGAACTCAGCAGGACTGGCTGGTGGCGCAGGCACGCAAGCACAAAGTGCTCAAGGCGACGAACTTCATCGGCCACGTCGACCACTCGGGATTGCTGACCCTGCTGCACCGCGTGGCGGCCGTGGTGCTGCCCAGCCACTATGAGCCGTTCGGCATCGTGGCACTGGAGGCCGCCGCCGCAGGTGCGCCCCTGGTCACCTCCGACGTCGGCGGCCTCGGCGAGGCCGTGATCAGCGGTCAGACCGGAATGTCATGTCCCCCACGCGATATCGCCGCCCTGACCGCCGCGGTACGTGCCGTACTCGACGATCCCGCGGCCACCCAGCAGCGCGCCTTCGCCGCCCGCGACCGCCTTACCGCTGAGTTCTCTTGGCAGACAGTGGCTTCGGAGACCGCGCAGGTGTACCTGGCGGCCAAGCGACGGGAACGGGAGCCGCACGCGCGACGCGCGGTGGTGGAACGACCGTTGCCGGGCCGCTGA
- a CDS encoding EVE domain-containing protein, with protein MVADARSITPDVFGAWVIKCNPGKTALGPMLSAGAASELWCVADNYRSQMMAPPQPVLFWVSAHPERGFWGAGRITAVPVRHGDTLRVATRIPLFDAPLTAAELKNHPTLAAMEVLRAPQQSNPSWISAPEWAVLQPLLPL; from the coding sequence GTGGTGGCCGACGCGCGCAGCATCACCCCCGACGTGTTCGGCGCGTGGGTGATCAAATGCAATCCGGGCAAGACGGCTCTGGGGCCCATGCTGAGCGCCGGCGCAGCGTCTGAACTGTGGTGCGTCGCCGACAACTACCGCTCGCAGATGATGGCCCCACCCCAGCCCGTGCTGTTCTGGGTGTCAGCACATCCCGAGCGTGGTTTCTGGGGCGCCGGCCGCATCACCGCCGTGCCCGTGCGCCACGGCGACACACTTCGGGTGGCCACCCGCATCCCGCTGTTCGACGCGCCGTTGACCGCTGCTGAGTTGAAGAACCACCCCACACTGGCGGCGATGGAGGTGCTGCGCGCTCCTCAACAGTCCAATCCGTCGTGGATCAGCGCACCGGAATGGGCGGTTCTGCAGCCGCTACTTCCGCTCTAG
- a CDS encoding acyltransferase → MTTMWGAPIHKRWRGSRLHDPRQARFLTRASLKWVLANRAYTPWYLVRYWRLLKFKLANPHIITRGMVFLGKGVEIQATPEMSQLEIGRWVHIGDKNTIRCHEGSLRIGDKVVLGRDNVINTYLDIELGDSVLMADWCYVCDFDHRMDDINTPIKDQGIIKGPVRIGPDTWVAAKVTVLRDTAVGRGCVLGAHAVVKGVIPDYSIAVGAPAKVVKDRKLAWDTSAAQRAELAAALADIERKKASR, encoded by the coding sequence ATGACGACCATGTGGGGTGCGCCGATCCACAAGCGTTGGCGGGGTTCGCGGCTGCACGACCCACGTCAGGCCCGGTTTTTGACCCGCGCATCGCTGAAGTGGGTGCTGGCCAACCGCGCCTACACACCGTGGTATCTGGTCCGCTACTGGCGTCTGCTGAAGTTCAAGCTGGCCAATCCGCACATCATCACCCGCGGCATGGTCTTCCTGGGCAAGGGCGTCGAGATCCAGGCCACCCCGGAGATGTCGCAACTCGAGATCGGCCGCTGGGTGCACATCGGCGACAAGAACACCATCCGCTGTCACGAGGGGTCGCTGCGGATCGGCGACAAGGTGGTGCTGGGCCGTGACAACGTCATCAACACCTACCTCGACATCGAGCTGGGTGACTCGGTGCTGATGGCCGACTGGTGCTACGTATGTGACTTCGATCATCGGATGGACGACATCAACACCCCGATCAAGGACCAGGGCATCATCAAGGGCCCGGTGCGGATCGGCCCGGACACCTGGGTGGCCGCCAAGGTCACTGTGCTGCGCGACACCGCGGTGGGACGCGGCTGCGTGCTCGGTGCGCACGCCGTGGTCAAGGGGGTCATCCCTGATTACTCCATCGCAGTGGGCGCACCGGCGAAGGTGGTGAAGGACCGCAAGCTGGCGTGGGACACCTCCGCGGCCCAACGTGCCGAACTCGCTGCGGCTCTGGCCGACATCGAACGGAAAAAGGCGTCCCGCTGA
- a CDS encoding PQQ-binding-like beta-propeller repeat protein: MALLGVVPLLITGCSDGDSWVEVAPSAGWPAQYADAANSSYTPTTGAADLEFAWTRSVKGELGAAVALNSINELAANAQTPAGCSLMLWENDNNGRQRWCTRLIQGGGFGGPLLDGFNNVYVGQPGTILSYPTTQWIRWRSQVIGMPQTPRLLGNGQLLVVTHLGQVLVFDAHRGTVDGNPVDLVSDLDPRDSQRGLADCGPARSGCPVAAAPAFSTASHMIVLGVWQPRAPAATLVGLRYQPGQNPLLARAWTSDAVTDGVLGAPVLSADGNTVYVNGRDQQLWALDAADGTVKWTAPLGFLAQTPPTVAPDGLIIAGGGPGAALVAFRDGGDRGEQVWRDDDTEPLTTAGRAGDVAYTVVRDGPDDRGGLALAVFDPEDGRGINRYPLPEATGFPVGVSIGADRRVVAATSDGQVYSFAPA, encoded by the coding sequence GTGGCGCTGCTGGGCGTCGTGCCGCTGTTGATCACGGGCTGCAGCGACGGCGACTCCTGGGTCGAGGTGGCGCCGTCGGCGGGCTGGCCCGCCCAGTACGCCGACGCCGCCAACAGCAGCTACACCCCCACCACGGGGGCCGCGGACCTCGAGTTCGCCTGGACCCGGTCGGTCAAGGGCGAACTCGGCGCCGCCGTCGCACTGAACTCCATCAACGAACTCGCCGCCAACGCGCAGACTCCCGCCGGCTGCTCGCTGATGCTGTGGGAGAACGACAACAACGGCCGTCAGCGGTGGTGCACCCGTCTGATCCAGGGTGGCGGCTTCGGCGGTCCGCTGCTCGACGGTTTCAACAACGTCTACGTCGGTCAGCCGGGCACGATCCTCTCCTACCCCACCACGCAGTGGATCCGGTGGCGCAGTCAGGTCATCGGAATGCCGCAGACACCAAGACTTCTCGGCAACGGACAGCTGTTGGTGGTCACTCATCTCGGCCAGGTGCTGGTGTTCGACGCCCACCGTGGCACCGTCGACGGCAACCCGGTTGACCTGGTGTCCGACCTCGACCCGCGGGACTCCCAACGGGGCCTGGCCGACTGCGGGCCCGCCCGGTCCGGCTGCCCCGTGGCCGCGGCGCCGGCGTTCTCGACGGCCTCTCACATGATCGTGTTGGGGGTGTGGCAACCCCGTGCACCGGCGGCGACGCTGGTCGGCCTGCGTTACCAGCCGGGTCAGAATCCGCTGCTGGCCCGGGCGTGGACCAGTGATGCCGTCACCGACGGGGTGCTCGGCGCGCCGGTGTTGTCCGCCGACGGGAACACCGTCTACGTCAACGGCCGGGACCAGCAGTTGTGGGCCCTCGACGCCGCTGACGGAACGGTGAAATGGACTGCGCCACTGGGCTTCCTGGCTCAGACGCCACCGACGGTAGCCCCGGACGGGTTGATCATCGCCGGCGGCGGGCCCGGTGCCGCGCTGGTCGCCTTCCGCGACGGCGGGGACCGCGGGGAACAGGTGTGGCGCGACGATGACACTGAGCCGCTGACCACGGCCGGCCGCGCCGGGGATGTCGCCTACACGGTGGTTCGCGACGGCCCCGATGATCGGGGCGGCCTTGCGCTGGCCGTGTTCGATCCCGAAGACGGCCGCGGCATCAACCGTTATCCGCTGCCGGAGGCCACCGGCTTTCCGGTCGGGGTGTCCATCGGCGCCGACCGCCGCGTCGTCGCCGCCACCAGCGATGGCCAGGTGTACAGCTTCGCCCCGGCCTGA
- a CDS encoding alanine/glycine:cation symporter family protein gives MTEFLNTINSYIWSNALVYLCLAAGVYFSIRSRFVQVRQIPEMFRLMVRGEKSPAGVSSFQALTMSLAGRVGTGNIAGVATAIAFGGPGAMFWMWMVAFLGASTSFVECTLGQIYKIRDPLTGEYRGGPAYYLSRAWAHTAAAPAFKVYGFVFAAVTMLACGLLLPSVQSNSMAVAMNNAWGISEWWVAIGTVIVLAFIIIGGVKRIATFASIVVPFMAIVYILLSLIIVVMNAGEVAGIIGTIFSSAFGLDSAFGAIVGSAVMWGVKRGIYSNEAGQGTGPHAAAAAEVSHPAKQGLVQAFAVYVDTLFICSATGFLILSTGAYRVFEGETADGAVIAEGGLLPADVAVGPTFVQTGFDTLWSGAGSSFVAISLLFFCLTTLIAYYYMAETNLRFVLGTHSTVNVPVIRGTVGSNATLLLQALVLVSVALGAVSTASEAWTLGDIGVGLMAWLNIIGILILQQPAYKALRDYEKQQKEGVNPIFDPVALGIPNATFWETRDPLTGKERISSANT, from the coding sequence GTGACCGAATTCCTGAATACCATCAACAGCTACATCTGGAGCAACGCTCTGGTATATCTCTGTCTCGCCGCGGGGGTGTACTTCTCCATCCGTTCCAGGTTCGTCCAGGTCCGGCAGATACCCGAGATGTTCCGGCTGATGGTCAGAGGTGAGAAATCGCCGGCCGGTGTCTCCTCCTTCCAGGCGCTCACCATGTCGCTTGCGGGGCGCGTCGGCACCGGCAACATCGCCGGTGTCGCCACCGCTATCGCGTTCGGTGGACCCGGCGCGATGTTCTGGATGTGGATGGTCGCGTTCCTGGGCGCATCGACATCCTTTGTCGAATGCACGCTCGGCCAGATCTACAAGATCCGCGACCCCCTCACCGGCGAATACCGCGGCGGCCCCGCCTATTACCTCAGCCGGGCATGGGCGCATACCGCGGCCGCTCCGGCCTTCAAGGTGTACGGGTTCGTCTTCGCAGCAGTCACCATGCTGGCCTGCGGCTTGCTCCTGCCCAGCGTGCAGTCGAACTCGATGGCCGTAGCGATGAACAACGCCTGGGGCATCTCCGAATGGTGGGTGGCGATCGGCACGGTGATCGTGCTTGCTTTCATCATCATCGGCGGTGTGAAACGCATCGCCACCTTCGCCTCGATCGTGGTGCCGTTCATGGCCATCGTCTACATCCTGCTCTCGCTGATCATCGTGGTCATGAATGCCGGCGAGGTGGCGGGCATCATCGGCACCATCTTCTCCAGTGCCTTCGGCCTTGATTCGGCATTCGGCGCCATTGTCGGCTCGGCGGTGATGTGGGGCGTCAAGCGCGGTATCTACTCCAATGAGGCCGGCCAGGGCACCGGTCCGCATGCTGCTGCCGCCGCGGAGGTGTCACACCCCGCCAAGCAGGGGCTGGTGCAGGCGTTCGCGGTCTACGTCGACACCCTGTTCATCTGCAGCGCCACCGGCTTCCTCATCCTGTCCACCGGCGCTTACCGGGTGTTCGAGGGCGAGACCGCAGATGGCGCTGTCATTGCAGAAGGTGGCCTCCTGCCGGCCGACGTCGCAGTCGGGCCGACTTTCGTTCAGACGGGATTCGACACCCTCTGGAGCGGCGCGGGCTCGTCATTCGTTGCGATCTCGCTGCTGTTCTTCTGCCTGACCACGCTGATCGCCTACTACTACATGGCGGAGACCAATCTGCGGTTCGTGCTGGGTACGCACTCAACGGTCAACGTCCCGGTCATCCGCGGCACCGTCGGATCCAACGCCACCCTGCTGCTGCAGGCGCTCGTGCTGGTGTCGGTCGCACTCGGCGCAGTCTCGACCGCCAGCGAAGCTTGGACACTCGGAGACATCGGCGTGGGTTTGATGGCGTGGCTCAACATCATCGGCATCCTCATCCTGCAGCAGCCCGCCTACAAAGCCCTACGCGACTACGAAAAGCAACAGAAAGAGGGGGTGAACCCGATCTTCGATCCCGTAGCCCTCGGCATCCCGAATGCGACATTCTGGGAGACCCGGGATCCGCTGACCGGCAAGGAGCGGATCTCTTCCGCGAATACCTAG